The window AAGGGATTGTATGtgcttataataattatattttttcttttccaaGTTGGAGTTCACTTTCCAAAATGGCCTGAAAGCAGTTAGAATTCTTGTGCAAGAGAACTTCAATAAAGCTGCGACCTTTGTGAACACCAGTGCCAAATCGTTGGAAAAATTATAGGAATTTAAAGGGATATTTAGGCTCTAGTTCTTGTAATACCGGTGAATCATGATACATGGAAGCCTCACGTTCGAGGATCCTGAGTAAACATTGTTTTATTACATTGTAGCTTCGAATTATTTGCGAGTTATACATCGAACTTTACTGAACCAAATATTGTCCAAGTTTGTTTGTTTCTATGATTGAGTTATACCTGTCTTCGGATTGAGGATGTTATCCAACTCAGTAATAAGCCTTGCCTGAACGTTACTCACGATAGACCAGAGTAGATTCTTGAATATCATGTCTAATGTCAAATTCACAAAATGAATGGCAAAGTGACGAGTTCAGAAGTTTAATTCCACAGACACTTTCCTAGTTCCCAATGCAAATAATACTGGTATGATAGATGATAATTGTTTTGCTTGGAGACCAACGCCAGAGGAGGGAACCCGCAAGATATGCTCGAGCCCTCTCAAATTTTCCATATGTATAAATACTTTTTATACAGTATAAATGTATATAATACATCCGCAAAATTGCAAAAGAGACAACTATATGATCTACCAAGAAAAATGGCAAAATATAGTACCACAAACCCCGAGCTGTTGGCTCGATTTAAGTGATGGGAAATTTGAACTGTGAAAAAACTATGAAGCACCAGTAATAATAGATTTCAAACAAACTGTATGTGCTACAGAACGAGACAAATggtatattaatatatatttagacTGTATCTTCACAGTAATCTCAACGTAGAAAACATTTAAGCTTCCATTTGTATGTACATATATTCCAGTGTCGCAGTAACATATCGGTTACGACTACCTAACAACCACCACTGGCAGGCTCAATTGTGCTCAAAAGGCCATTCCCTCTTAGCTGTGTGCAGTGCTCTTCTGCATCTGATTGACCACAGACTATGACCATAGAAAGGCCATTGTAATGCGCTTCTTGCATAATATTCACGGCATTATCAAGGGTCATCCCCGGTATAACCTTCATTAATACTTGCACAACATACTCCCTTTTATTGTAATTGTCATTATGCAGCATCACACGAAAAGGCGGTGATATTTTCCTAGATTTCCTAGATGAACAAAACAGAATTTGTATAATTTGTTAGTGGCAACAACAGTTGAATCACAATTCCACTACTTTAAATGTTAATATGACTGATAAACCATCAAACGCCTTATACATGAGATCAAGCAGGCAAAGTTGATATGTGTATGTGGGATACATTGAGTTGAAAAtatcaataatttaattaatatatatgcaGAGGTCTTTGCGGAGATAAGGTAGCATCTCAGCTGTTAGCCAAGTATTTCATTCTTGGGACAGATCTTAGACCAGTTTCAGTTGCGTGGAAAGTAGAAAATATAAAAGtgtcttttatatatatatatatatatatatatatatata is drawn from Primulina eburnea isolate SZY01 chromosome 10, ASM2296580v1, whole genome shotgun sequence and contains these coding sequences:
- the LOC140803332 gene encoding ATP-dependent Clp protease adapter protein CLPS1, chloroplastic-like: METTICCGRVVLSPNQAFHQAPGDKYALHKQCTSRRTSMAFPIAGLGKGGGVLDKPVIEKTTPGRESEFDLRKSRKISPPFRVMLHNDNYNKREYVVQVLMKVIPGMTLDNAVNIMQEAHYNGLSMVIVCGQSDAEEHCTQLRGNGLLSTIEPASGGC